Proteins encoded by one window of Hippoglossus hippoglossus isolate fHipHip1 chromosome 15, fHipHip1.pri, whole genome shotgun sequence:
- the ppm1ba gene encoding protein phosphatase 1B isoform X1: protein MGAFLDKPKTEKHNLHGEGNGLRYGLSSMQGWRVEMEDAHTAVLGLPTTGMSDWSFFAVYDGHAGSRVANYCSKHLLEHIMSSSLGPRGTQGSQAGSDSSSGDAPAPVPPTVDAVKVGIRTGFLRIDEHMRSFSDLRNGMDRSGSTAVGILLSPEHFFFINCGDSRAVLYRNSQVCFSTLDHKPCNPRERERIQNAGGSVMIQRVNGSLAVSRALGDYDYKCVDGKGPTEQLVSPEPEVYEMIRATEQDQFVVLACDGIWDVMTNEELCDFVKSRLEVSDDLERVCNEVVDTCLHKGSRDNMSVVLVCLPNAPKVSEEAVRKDAELNKYLESRVEEMLSRPAEDGFPDLVSVMRHLSTDSGMPPLPPGGGLASKRSVIEAVYNRLNPYREEDGSGADLECHW from the exons ATGGGTGCGTTCCTGGACAAACCCAAGACGGAGAAGCACAACTTGCATGGTGAGGGCAACGGCCTACGCTATGGCCTGAGCTCCATGCAGGGCTGGCGGGTGGAGATGGAAGACGCTCATACAGCTGTGTTGGGACTTCCTACTACGGGTATGAGTGACTGGTCGTTTTTTGCCGTGTACGATGGTCATGCTGGCTCGAGGGTTGCCAACTATTGCTCCAAGCATCTCCTGGAACACATTATGAGTTCCAGCTTAGGGCCCAGGGGGACACAAGGCTCCCAGGCTGGTTCAGACAGTTCCAGCGGTGACGCTCCAGCACCAGTTCCTCCTACAGTGGACGCTGTAAAAGTCGGGATCCGGACAGGGTTTCTGAGGATTGACGAGCACATGCGCAGCTTCTCAGACCTTCGCAACGGCATGGACCGTAGTGGCTCCACAGCAGTGGGAATCCTCCTGTCACCTGAGCATTTTTTCTTCATTAACTGCGGTGATTCTCGAGCTGTTCTCTACCGCAATTCACAGGTGTGCTTCTCCACACTTGACCACAAGCCTTGCAACCCACGTGAGAGAGAGCGCATCCAGAATGCTGGCGGCTCTGTGATGATTCAGAGGGTTAATGGGTCGCTGGCTGTCTCGAGAGCTTTGGGGGACTACGATTACAAGTGTGTGGATGGGAAGGGCCCCACAGAGCAGCTGGTCAGCCCCGAACCGGAGGTGTATGAGATGATTCGGGCCACAGAACAGGATCAGTTTGTGGTCCTGGCGTGCGATGGCATCTGGGATGTCATGACCAACGAAGAGCTGTGCGACTTTGTGAAATCCAGGCTCGAGGTATCCGATGACCTGGAAAGAGTCTGCAATGAAGTGGTGGATACCTGCCTGCACAAG GGGAGTCGGGATAACATGAgtgttgtgttagtgtgtttgcCCAACGCTCCCAAAGTGTCAGAGGAAGCTGTGAGGAAAGACGCTGAGCTCAACAAATATCTGGAGTCAAGAGTGGAAG agATGTTGTCTCGGCCGGCGGAGGATGGGTTTCCAGACCTGGTATCAGTGATGAGGCACTTGTCCACTGACAGCGGCATGCCCCCTCTTCCACCAGGGGGAGGCCTTGCCAGCAA ACGCAGTGTTATTGAAGCAGTATACAACCGTCTGAACCCATACAGGGAGGAAGATGGG AGCGGCGCTGACTTGGAGTGTCACTGGTAG
- the ppm1ba gene encoding protein phosphatase 1B isoform X2, producing the protein MGAFLDKPKTEKHNLHGEGNGLRYGLSSMQGWRVEMEDAHTAVLGLPTTGMSDWSFFAVYDGHAGSRVANYCSKHLLEHIMSSSLGPRGTQGSQAGSDSSSGDAPAPVPPTVDAVKVGIRTGFLRIDEHMRSFSDLRNGMDRSGSTAVGILLSPEHFFFINCGDSRAVLYRNSQVCFSTLDHKPCNPRERERIQNAGGSVMIQRVNGSLAVSRALGDYDYKCVDGKGPTEQLVSPEPEVYEMIRATEQDQFVVLACDGIWDVMTNEELCDFVKSRLEVSDDLERVCNEVVDTCLHKGSRDNMSVVLVCLPNAPKVSEEAVRKDAELNKYLESRVEEMLSRPAEDGFPDLVSVMRHLSTDSGMPPLPPGGGLASKRSVIEAVYNRLNPYREEDGPSCFI; encoded by the exons ATGGGTGCGTTCCTGGACAAACCCAAGACGGAGAAGCACAACTTGCATGGTGAGGGCAACGGCCTACGCTATGGCCTGAGCTCCATGCAGGGCTGGCGGGTGGAGATGGAAGACGCTCATACAGCTGTGTTGGGACTTCCTACTACGGGTATGAGTGACTGGTCGTTTTTTGCCGTGTACGATGGTCATGCTGGCTCGAGGGTTGCCAACTATTGCTCCAAGCATCTCCTGGAACACATTATGAGTTCCAGCTTAGGGCCCAGGGGGACACAAGGCTCCCAGGCTGGTTCAGACAGTTCCAGCGGTGACGCTCCAGCACCAGTTCCTCCTACAGTGGACGCTGTAAAAGTCGGGATCCGGACAGGGTTTCTGAGGATTGACGAGCACATGCGCAGCTTCTCAGACCTTCGCAACGGCATGGACCGTAGTGGCTCCACAGCAGTGGGAATCCTCCTGTCACCTGAGCATTTTTTCTTCATTAACTGCGGTGATTCTCGAGCTGTTCTCTACCGCAATTCACAGGTGTGCTTCTCCACACTTGACCACAAGCCTTGCAACCCACGTGAGAGAGAGCGCATCCAGAATGCTGGCGGCTCTGTGATGATTCAGAGGGTTAATGGGTCGCTGGCTGTCTCGAGAGCTTTGGGGGACTACGATTACAAGTGTGTGGATGGGAAGGGCCCCACAGAGCAGCTGGTCAGCCCCGAACCGGAGGTGTATGAGATGATTCGGGCCACAGAACAGGATCAGTTTGTGGTCCTGGCGTGCGATGGCATCTGGGATGTCATGACCAACGAAGAGCTGTGCGACTTTGTGAAATCCAGGCTCGAGGTATCCGATGACCTGGAAAGAGTCTGCAATGAAGTGGTGGATACCTGCCTGCACAAG GGGAGTCGGGATAACATGAgtgttgtgttagtgtgtttgcCCAACGCTCCCAAAGTGTCAGAGGAAGCTGTGAGGAAAGACGCTGAGCTCAACAAATATCTGGAGTCAAGAGTGGAAG agATGTTGTCTCGGCCGGCGGAGGATGGGTTTCCAGACCTGGTATCAGTGATGAGGCACTTGTCCACTGACAGCGGCATGCCCCCTCTTCCACCAGGGGGAGGCCTTGCCAGCAA ACGCAGTGTTATTGAAGCAGTATACAACCGTCTGAACCCATACAGGGAGGAAGATGGG CCCTCCTGTTTCATTTG A